A genomic segment from Chitinophaga flava encodes:
- a CDS encoding efflux RND transporter permease subunit has product MKISGYAVKNYQFTLVIFLMIIVLGITTILNMPRSEDPEMKAPQFTVAVIYPGTSPKDMEDLVVNPLEKAVYALADIKRLRTTISDGVAVMRVEYKYSSNVDQKYQELVREVNNKKASLPADIYSIEVKQLEPSDVNVLQVALISENASRDKLRYYAEKLQEDLEKISSLKNVKIHGLPDQQVRVELELDKMAQLHLPSSIVLAAIQGEMANIPGGSIDAGEKSFNIKTSGNYKNIDEISNTIVTAANGKNIFLKDIAKVYYGFEDEKYFTRLNGHRSITVSAAQKSGENISKTQQLYKPVIDRFKKTLPANIDMIHYFDQAEAVNHRLSGLGKDFIIAILLVAFTLLPLGQRPALIVMISIPLSLSIGIVLLQLFGYNLNQLSIVGLVVALGLLVDDSIVVIENIERWMLEGHTRMEATLKATSQIGMAVVGCTATLIIAFMPLVFLPEGSGDFIRSMPLAVIFSVLASMIVSLTIIPFLASRLLKEHSGHPEGNIFMRLLKKLIHGSYARLLDKALHRPVLAMIVSLLLFGGSVVLMKAVGFGLFPASEKPQFLINVLAPPQSNLAYTNHIVEQLEKELRQEKNIRYIASNIGKGNPRIYYNEAQENERSDYAQLFIQLDEHTSPADKIALIEKLRHKWTPYPGAKVEVKNFEQGPPVTAPVEVRLFGDNLDSLRILAGQVEKMLSKTPGTIYINNPVSTLKSDVRVNIDREKAQQLGIPTVNIDRAVRLAIAGINLGKYNDENDSDYDILVTKHKDGKPTLDVFRDLYVNNMAGTAVPLSQVANIQLETSPLSINHQEKNRLVTIGAFVKKGFLPDRVINDVIRQMDQLKLPAGYTYEMGGEVESRKNSFGGFMSIIIVTIFLFIAVLILEFKTFKSTLIVLSVIPLGIVGAAVALWLTGNSLSFIAIVGLIALAGIEVKNTILLVDFTNQLRMQGKSLEAAIREAGEIRFLPIVLTSLTAIGGLIPIAISTNPMIAPLAIVLIGGLISSTLLSRIVTPVVYKLIPPKITPEQTVTPSANGRGDKQLVLQESEA; this is encoded by the coding sequence ATGAAAATATCCGGTTATGCCGTTAAGAACTATCAGTTCACCCTCGTGATCTTCTTAATGATCATTGTGCTCGGCATCACAACCATCCTCAATATGCCCCGCTCCGAAGACCCGGAAATGAAAGCGCCGCAGTTTACGGTTGCGGTCATCTATCCCGGCACCAGCCCCAAAGACATGGAAGACCTGGTGGTGAACCCGCTGGAGAAAGCTGTCTATGCGCTGGCCGATATTAAAAGACTACGTACCACTATCAGCGATGGAGTGGCTGTTATGCGGGTAGAATATAAATACAGTTCCAACGTAGACCAGAAATATCAGGAACTGGTGAGAGAAGTCAACAATAAAAAAGCTTCCCTGCCCGCTGATATTTACAGCATAGAAGTAAAACAGCTGGAGCCTTCAGATGTGAATGTGCTACAGGTAGCCCTTATCTCCGAAAACGCCTCCCGTGACAAACTGCGTTATTATGCAGAAAAGCTGCAGGAAGATCTGGAGAAAATATCCAGCCTTAAAAATGTGAAGATACACGGCCTGCCTGATCAGCAGGTGCGGGTGGAACTGGAGCTGGACAAAATGGCGCAGCTGCATCTTCCTTCCAGCATCGTGTTGGCAGCCATCCAGGGCGAAATGGCCAATATTCCCGGAGGCAGTATTGATGCGGGAGAAAAAAGCTTCAACATAAAAACCAGCGGTAACTACAAAAACATTGATGAGATCAGCAATACGATTGTTACAGCGGCCAACGGAAAAAACATCTTCCTGAAAGACATTGCGAAAGTGTACTACGGGTTTGAAGATGAGAAGTACTTTACGAGATTAAACGGCCATCGTAGTATTACTGTATCTGCCGCTCAGAAATCAGGAGAAAACATCAGTAAAACACAACAGCTGTACAAACCCGTTATAGATCGGTTTAAAAAAACATTGCCTGCCAACATAGACATGATACATTATTTTGATCAGGCGGAAGCAGTGAACCATCGCTTAAGCGGCCTGGGCAAAGACTTTATCATTGCCATTCTACTGGTAGCGTTTACGCTGTTGCCATTGGGCCAGCGCCCGGCCCTGATCGTGATGATTTCGATACCGTTGTCTCTCTCCATTGGCATTGTGTTGTTACAGTTATTTGGCTACAACCTCAACCAGCTCAGCATCGTAGGCCTGGTAGTAGCATTGGGACTACTAGTAGATGACAGCATTGTGGTCATAGAAAACATAGAGCGGTGGATGCTGGAAGGACATACCCGTATGGAAGCCACGCTGAAGGCCACCAGTCAGATAGGTATGGCCGTGGTAGGTTGTACCGCCACATTGATCATTGCTTTTATGCCGCTGGTATTTTTGCCGGAAGGTAGCGGTGATTTCATCCGCAGTATGCCACTGGCCGTAATTTTCAGTGTACTGGCATCTATGATTGTATCATTGACAATTATTCCATTCCTGGCCAGTCGTTTGTTGAAAGAACATAGTGGTCATCCGGAAGGCAATATTTTTATGCGGCTGCTGAAAAAGCTGATCCATGGCAGTTATGCCCGGTTACTGGACAAAGCCCTGCACCGGCCTGTACTCGCCATGATAGTATCCCTGCTGTTGTTTGGCGGTTCTGTTGTACTAATGAAAGCTGTTGGCTTTGGTCTTTTTCCGGCTTCCGAAAAACCACAGTTCCTGATCAACGTACTGGCCCCGCCGCAGTCCAACCTCGCTTATACCAATCATATCGTGGAGCAGCTGGAAAAAGAACTACGGCAGGAAAAAAATATCCGTTACATCGCCAGCAACATCGGCAAAGGTAATCCCCGCATTTATTACAACGAAGCACAGGAAAATGAACGCAGCGACTATGCTCAGCTGTTCATTCAGCTGGATGAGCATACCAGCCCTGCAGACAAAATAGCCCTCATTGAAAAACTCCGTCATAAATGGACGCCGTATCCGGGCGCTAAAGTGGAGGTAAAGAATTTTGAGCAGGGCCCTCCGGTGACCGCTCCTGTAGAAGTACGGCTGTTTGGCGATAACCTCGACAGCCTGCGTATACTGGCTGGTCAGGTAGAAAAAATGCTGTCAAAAACACCCGGTACTATTTACATCAACAATCCTGTCAGTACCCTGAAATCGGATGTACGCGTAAACATTGACCGTGAGAAAGCACAGCAGCTTGGAATTCCTACGGTGAACATCGACAGGGCTGTTCGTTTAGCCATTGCCGGTATCAACCTGGGGAAATACAATGACGAAAACGACAGTGACTACGATATCCTGGTAACCAAACACAAAGACGGCAAACCCACGCTGGACGTTTTCCGCGACCTGTATGTCAATAATATGGCCGGTACTGCTGTACCCTTGTCACAGGTAGCCAATATTCAACTGGAAACTTCTCCGCTGAGCATTAATCATCAGGAAAAAAACAGGCTGGTCACCATCGGCGCTTTTGTAAAAAAAGGTTTTCTGCCTGACCGGGTTATCAATGATGTGATCCGCCAGATGGACCAGCTGAAGCTGCCTGCGGGCTATACTTATGAGATGGGTGGTGAAGTAGAGAGCCGGAAAAATTCTTTCGGTGGTTTTATGAGCATCATCATCGTAACAATTTTCCTGTTCATTGCAGTACTGATACTGGAATTTAAGACCTTCAAAAGTACGCTGATCGTGCTGTCTGTAATACCGCTGGGTATCGTTGGTGCGGCTGTTGCCTTATGGCTTACAGGCAACTCCCTTTCTTTTATTGCCATTGTGGGGCTGATAGCGCTGGCCGGTATTGAAGTGAAGAACACTATCCTGCTGGTGGATTTTACCAACCAGCTGCGGATGCAGGGCAAGTCACTGGAAGCGGCTATACGGGAAGCCGGAGAGATACGTTTCCTGCCGATCGTACTGACATCGCTGACGGCTATAGGAGGATTGATACCGATTGCCATTTCCACCAACCCGATGATTGCCCCGCTGGCCATTGTACTGATTGGTGGCCTTATCAGTTCCACCTTGCTGTCCAGGATCGTAACACCGGTAGTGTACAAACTGATACCACCGAAGATAACGCCCGAACAGACTGTAACGCCTTCCGCCAATGGCCGGGGAGACAAACAACTGGTCCTACAGGAGTCGGAGGCTTAA
- a CDS encoding outer membrane beta-barrel protein: MKRNILAFMAVMLMLCMSAQTSQAQLKRFSIGPYVEAGFPTGDFSTTHNPGFGVGLGADVKLIAGLTAVGSVGFDYFKGKTIDNGNTKIASAKVIPVRLGLRYQLISILYVKVEGGTANFTGDYNNGTGALVAPGLGIRLLGLDVEGKYEAWFKDGTHGFFGLKAGYNF, translated from the coding sequence ATGAAAAGAAACATTCTGGCCTTTATGGCAGTCATGCTGATGTTATGTATGAGTGCACAAACTTCGCAGGCGCAGTTAAAAAGATTCAGTATTGGTCCTTATGTAGAAGCCGGTTTCCCCACTGGTGATTTCAGCACTACCCACAACCCCGGATTTGGTGTTGGTTTGGGCGCAGATGTGAAGCTGATTGCCGGCCTTACCGCCGTAGGCTCCGTAGGTTTTGATTACTTTAAGGGCAAGACTATCGACAACGGCAATACTAAAATTGCTTCTGCCAAAGTAATACCGGTAAGACTGGGTCTGCGTTATCAACTGATATCTATCCTGTATGTGAAAGTAGAAGGCGGTACCGCCAACTTTACCGGTGATTACAACAATGGTACCGGTGCGCTGGTAGCTCCTGGTCTGGGTATCCGTTTACTGGGCCTGGATGTGGAAGGTAAATATGAAGCCTGGTTTAAAGATGGTACCCACGGGTTCTTTGGCCTGAAGGCAGGATATAACTTTTAA